CCGTCCACTAGTCCTTGCAAATTCcagctttttattttcctgaataaacatttcgcccccccacccccccaatagGCTTTGCACTCGTCCCTTCCTTATTCCCTCAGCAGGAGACCTGACTGGGACCTGGATTTCCCCTCATTACTTGCCTCCCCAGTCAGGAGTCCAAGCTCAACAGCCTTGGGCTCTAGAGACTCCCATTGTCCCAGAGAGACTAAGTTGGGCTGAGGCCCGTAGTGCATCTTCTCTCTGGGATGAATTTACTATTCTTCGATCCCAGCTTCGATCCCAGGCTCAGGTGAGGCATGGAATCCTAGGTGAGTATGTTTGGGGTTTGCGTGAGAGGAGGataccaggggttgggggaaccCCTTGCATAATAGATCGTGTGGTTTTTCTGCCTGGGTAGGTGACTGAGGCACTAAGGCAGGCTGTGCAGGGCCTGCTGGAAGAGCGAGAGCAGCAGAAGTACCAGATCTCTGCCCTAGAAGGTATCTGATCAGTTCTTTTCTTCATATACACAGTCTCATATGTGTGAACACATTTTGTTGCACTCCtgttgtgtgtgtgcttgtgtcttgATTTGCAAGTGGAGTCTCTAGGCTCATGTGTGAAGTTCTTAGAGGGGCTGATCCCCAACTTGTCCCACTACAGCATCACTAAGGTTGCTGCAGGGGGGCCCAGAGCAAAGGGTCCTTCTCCTGGAGCAACGCCTGGAGGGGCTGAGAAGGGAACTGCAGGGCCTTCGAAGCTAGGTACAGGAACAGGCGTGAGCCCAAATACAAACAGGACCACAAAAGTGCAGTGCTACCAGTGGCCTTCACCAAGAGCTGCAGAATGAGTAAGTGATGGGCAAAACCTCGCCTTCTTCAGGCCTCTGAACTCCTGGTACTCTGGTAGCCTCCTCTGGGCTTGTTAATTGGCTTTAGAATGACACTGCTGTCATTCCTGCAGGCTGCAACTGCTGTGGGAGGAGTCAGAGATTCTTTGGGAGGAATTGAAGTTGCTGCAGGACCAGCTGAGTGAGTAAAAGATTGGGGGTGGGTATGAAGTCACCTGTTCCCTTTTCTGGAAAGCCTTCTTGCTTTCCTAATAAATGACCATAGCTCTGACTGCTTGAGCTTCCTAGAAATCTGGCCAAATATTTTGTCTTACCTCTCATGGTGTGAGTCTAGTCTCCCCAGTCAGCTTGGAAACTTCTCAGCAGCTGGACCAGAATGCTTCTGTCCTAGTTTTCAGTgccagagaaggggaaggaagcaaGTTGGAGAACATCCCCCTTACATTTTCTCTCATCCGCAGGCCAGCACCAGGAGCTGCTGCTGAAACAGATGACTGAGGGGCGGCAAGCTCAGGCCCACAGCTGGTAGGTAGGACCAGGATCGGACCTATCTGTTCACATCTCCCTTTGGAGGCCCCGTCCTTTCTCTGTCTATCCTGTTTTGCTGGCGGGCCAGGATACCCTCTCCTATCTctatctctttccttctcttccctgtgcTGACTCCACCTGCCTCCAAATCTCTTCTTCCCAAGCCCTCTGCTCCAGGCCATGAGAAACTATCTTTGTCCACATGAGGGTTCCAAGTGTGCTGAAGAGGCTAAttgtggggagggggagttgCTTCTGGAGAGGGAGAGGTTTGGTCCTACCTGGGCCCATGGTCTGGCAGATGTTGGATCAGCTGGAAAGTGGCCAGGAGGGCAAAAGTCACACCCTGGAGACTGCCAGGACAGAGGTCCAGGATGCCCGGTGGGAGCACGACCCCCTCAGTTCAGGGAGTGTGGGTGCTTGCGGTAGTGGAAGGGATTCGTCTCACAGAGACCAGGCACTAGGGACCAAAGTTCAGCTAGCTATCTTAAATTTGAAATGGGCTGGTAGGGGTGGTATGGTAGGGGTTGCAGCCCATACGGGCAGTACTGGGCATTCTTTACTTGACACAGAGTCACCGaggtatttctatatatttggaGGATAAAGGGGGAGGGGACTGGAGTCCTAGCCTCAGGAAGGAGGACAGTTCTGTGCTGGGAGGGCCCCCTTGACCCACCATCACCATCTCTGCCTCTGATTCTTTCCCCTTTGCAGGACCTCCGTTCACGTCCTCCAGTCTAAGCTGCCCCTGGCTGCCACCTTCGCCATGTCTCTTTCTTCATCTAGCTCTGAAGTCAGTCTTCCAGACAGTAACAGTAGTTGGGAACTTTTAAGGTAGCTAGGTGGGGGTAAGGCATGGATCTTGGGGAAGCTGAATCTGAATGGTGCCTGGATGCCAGCTGCCTAATTGTTTGACATTGGGTAGA
The sequence above is drawn from the Tursiops truncatus isolate mTurTru1 chromosome 1, mTurTru1.mat.Y, whole genome shotgun sequence genome and encodes:
- the LOC109550386 gene encoding uncharacterized protein isoform X1 is translated as MSRSLRWSEHLDALLNATDGNVARIKQRLYPLGVSTTAGDLTGTWISPHYLPPQSGVQAQQPWALETPIVPERLSWAEARSASSLWDEFTILRSQLRSQAQVTEALRQAVQGLLEEREQQKYQISALEASLRLLQGGPEQRVLLLEQRLEGLRRELQGLRS
- the LOC109550386 gene encoding uncharacterized protein isoform X2, encoding MSRSLRWSEHLDALLNATDGNVARIKQRLYPLGVSTTGDLTGTWISPHYLPPQSGVQAQQPWALETPIVPERLSWAEARSASSLWDEFTILRSQLRSQAQVTEALRQAVQGLLEEREQQKYQISALEASLRLLQGGPEQRVLLLEQRLEGLRRELQGLRS
- the LOC109550386 gene encoding uncharacterized protein isoform X3; protein product: MRFSMLLTEMWPGLSKGCIPLESPPRLRSQAQVTEALRQAVQGLLEEREQQKYQISALEASLRLLQGGPEQRVLLLEQRLEGLRRELQGLRS
- the LOC109550386 gene encoding uncharacterized protein isoform X5; the encoded protein is MAQVSCVWRGLDQDSLRSQAQVTEALRQAVQGLLEEREQQKYQISALEASLRLLQGGPEQRVLLLEQRLEGLRRELQGLRS
- the LOC109550386 gene encoding uncharacterized protein isoform X4, which gives rise to MRFSMLLTEMWPGLSKGCIPLESPPRVTEALRQAVQGLLEEREQQKYQISALEASLRLLQGGPEQRVLLLEQRLEGLRRELQGLRS